A part of Salmo trutta chromosome 15, fSalTru1.1, whole genome shotgun sequence genomic DNA contains:
- the LOC115149425 gene encoding notch-regulated ankyrin repeat-containing protein A, with translation MSQGDVSTCSAPQIVFQEAVKQGNTQELHSLLQNMTNCEFNVNSFGPEGQTALHQSVIDGNLELVKLLVKFGADIRLANREGWSALHIAAFGGHQDIVLYLITKAKYSSGAR, from the coding sequence ATGAGTCAGGGGGATGTGTCAACTTGCTCTGCGCCTCAGATCGTTTTCCAAGAGGCGGTGAAACAAGGTAACACACAGGAACTCCACTCGTTGCTCCAGAACATGACAAACTGCGAATTCAACGTCAACTCCTTCGGGCCCGAAGGACAGACGGCGTTGCATCAGTCAGTCATCGACGGGAATCTCGAACTTGTAAAACTGCTGGTGAAATTTGGAGCCGATATTCGATTGGCGAACAGGGAAGGGTGGAGTGCCTTACACATAGCCGCTTTTGGAGGACACCAAGACATAGTCCTATACCTCATCACTAAGGCCAAGTACTCCTCTGGTGCACGGTGA